Proteins found in one Actinomycetota bacterium genomic segment:
- a CDS encoding CvpA family protein, which yields MFALVDLALLGACYTLARVGWRRGFATQALDLFGFGIGLIAALRFYRLPAAPLRWVGVGPGTAYVVGGALIFVPIIIAVALLGLKVNRVTWQPGIHLTNRVVGAGFGVALATTAMTFLMLVSQLAPLPLGLSDAVRRSPSGRLLLSSAFPATRILQRVAARDAEKMILYLRQSLRLQRSDERPEVDEAPPMRFPPAAAHEIAVDEGAEQDLFRLVNEERTKRGLRALTYDERLRDLGRSHSFDMYVQGYFAHRGMDGSSPSERMTRARIEYVVSGENLAIAPSVSMAHDGLMRSPGHRRNILDPEFTSLGIGIYNGPRGLIATQQFCGGC from the coding sequence ATGTTCGCGCTCGTCGACCTGGCCCTGCTCGGAGCCTGCTACACCCTGGCCCGCGTCGGCTGGAGGCGCGGGTTCGCCACCCAGGCGCTGGACCTGTTCGGGTTCGGCATCGGGCTGATCGCGGCGCTGCGGTTCTACCGGCTGCCGGCCGCCCCGCTGCGGTGGGTAGGGGTCGGCCCAGGCACGGCGTACGTCGTGGGAGGGGCCCTCATCTTCGTCCCGATCATCATCGCCGTCGCCCTGCTCGGGCTGAAGGTGAACCGGGTCACCTGGCAGCCGGGCATCCACCTGACGAACCGGGTCGTGGGGGCCGGGTTCGGGGTAGCCCTCGCGACCACCGCGATGACCTTCCTCATGCTCGTCTCACAGCTCGCTCCCCTCCCGCTCGGGCTCTCCGACGCGGTCCGACGGTCCCCCTCCGGGAGGCTGCTGCTCTCATCGGCGTTCCCCGCCACCAGGATCCTGCAGCGGGTAGCCGCGCGGGACGCGGAGAAGATGATCCTCTACCTGCGCCAGTCGCTGAGGTTGCAGCGGTCCGACGAGCGTCCCGAGGTGGACGAGGCTCCCCCGATGCGGTTCCCGCCGGCGGCCGCGCACGAGATCGCCGTCGACGAGGGAGCCGAGCAGGACCTCTTCCGGCTGGTGAACGAGGAGCGCACGAAACGCGGCCTGCGCGCGCTCACCTACGACGAGAGGCTGCGCGACCTCGGACGGAGCCACTCCTTCGACATGTACGTGCAGGGGTACTTCGCCCACCGCGGGATGGACGGGTCCTCACCTTCGGAGCGGATGACCCGGGCCCGGATCGAGTACGTCGTGTCGGGGGAGAACCTGGCCATCGCCCCGAGCGTCTCGATGGCCCACGACGGCCTGATGAGGTCACCGGGGCACCGGCGCAACATCCTGGACCCGGAGTTCACCTCGCTGGGGATAGGGATCTACAACGGACCCCGCGGCCTGATCGCGA